One Comamonas odontotermitis genomic window, TCAGGAACCGACAGGTCGTGGATCCAGCCGATCCACGGTGCGTTGCGGATTTCCACGCTCGACTGCAGCACCCAGTACAACGCCATGAACACAGGAATCTGGATCATGATCGGGAAGCACCCGCCCATGGGGTTGACCTTCTCCTCGCGGTAGATGCGCATCATCTCCTGCTGCATCTGCTGCGGCTTGTCCTTGAGGCGCTCGCGCATCTCCATGATGCGTGGGTTGATGGCCTTCATCTTGGCCATCGAGGAGTAGGCCTTGGCGTTGAGCCAGTAGAAGGCGATCTTCAGCAGCACCACGAGCGCCACAATGGACCAGCCCCAGTTGCCAATGAAGGTGTGCAGCTTGGACAGCAGCCAGTACAGCGGCTTGGCCAGAATCGTCAGCCAGCCATAGTCCTTGACCAATTCCAGGCCGGGCGCCATGGATTCGAGCATCTTCTCGACCTGCGGGCCGACAAAGAGGCGCGCCTCCACCGCCTTGCTCTGGCCGGGAGCGATCTGGCCCAGCTGGGTGATCTCGCCCACCGAGTACAGATTGTTGCCAGCCTTGCGGGCGTAGATGTCGCGCTGCGTGCCCTGTGGCAGCAACCAGGCGCTGGCAAAGTAATGCTGCACCATGGCCACGTAGCCATTGTCGGCCTGCTTGTCCAGGCTGTCGGTCTTGCCGTTTTCGATGTCCTTGAAATCCACCTTGTGGAACTTCTTGGCCTCGGTATAGACCGCAGGGCCGGTGAAGGTGGAATAGAACATCGACTCGCCAGAGGGCTTGTTGCCATCACGCGTGAGCTGCAGGTACAGCTGGGGGCTGACTGCCGCACCACTGGTGTTGACCACGTCCTGCTTCAGGCCGATGGCATAGTCACCGCGCTTGATGGTCCAGGTCTTGACCAGCTTGACGCCGCCCTGCTCGGGCGATTCGAACACCACATTCAGGCTGTCCTGGCCTTCTGCCAGCTCGCGCGGGCCCGGCTGCAGCTTCATCACCGTCTTGTGGGTGGGGAAGTTGCCGCCGATCAGGCCGGTCTGCGCCACATACACGCGGGCAGCGCTTTCGTCCAGCAGCTTCACAGGCTTGGTCTTGTCGTCCTGGTCGGCGTACTTGAGCAGTTCGGCACCGATCAGCGAGCCGCCTTCGCCATCAAAAGTCAGGCGGTACAGGTCGGTCGTCACCGTCACCTTTTCGCGCTGCGCAGCAGCAGGTGCAGCACCGCCGGTGGCGGGCACATTGCTGCTGTCAGCCGCAGCTGCCTGGGCCGCAGCAGGTACGCCCGCCTCGGTCTTGGTGGCATCCGCAGGGGTAGCCGCAGTGACTTCGGGCGTCGGGAAGAAGGTGGGCTTGCGGCCATTGTGGATTTGCCACTTGTCCCAGAGCAGGACGAGTGAGAAACCAAATATCACCCACAAAATGGTGCGGCGAATGTCGTTCATGAAGACTTCTCGGAGGGGGAAGAGGATGAATCAGCAGGAGTTACCAAACGGCTGAACCAACGGGGATGCGAGGGAACCGGGTCCAGGCCGCCCTGGCACCACGGATGGCAGCGCGCCAGACGGCGCACAGTCAGATAGCTTCCCATGGCGGCGCCATGCTGCTCCAGCGCTTGCAACGAATAGACCGAGCATGTGGGCTCGAAACGGCAGGCAGAACCCAGCCATGGGCTCAGCAGCAGCCGGTAGCCACGTACCAGTCCGATCAGCAAACGTTGCATCATACGCTATGCCCTG contains:
- the yidD gene encoding membrane protein insertion efficiency factor YidD, which produces MMQRLLIGLVRGYRLLLSPWLGSACRFEPTCSVYSLQALEQHGAAMGSYLTVRRLARCHPWCQGGLDPVPSHPRWFSRLVTPADSSSSPSEKSS
- the yidC gene encoding membrane protein insertase YidC, encoding MNDIRRTILWVIFGFSLVLLWDKWQIHNGRKPTFFPTPEVTAATPADATKTEAGVPAAAQAAAADSSNVPATGGAAPAAAQREKVTVTTDLYRLTFDGEGGSLIGAELLKYADQDDKTKPVKLLDESAARVYVAQTGLIGGNFPTHKTVMKLQPGPRELAEGQDSLNVVFESPEQGGVKLVKTWTIKRGDYAIGLKQDVVNTSGAAVSPQLYLQLTRDGNKPSGESMFYSTFTGPAVYTEAKKFHKVDFKDIENGKTDSLDKQADNGYVAMVQHYFASAWLLPQGTQRDIYARKAGNNLYSVGEITQLGQIAPGQSKAVEARLFVGPQVEKMLESMAPGLELVKDYGWLTILAKPLYWLLSKLHTFIGNWGWSIVALVVLLKIAFYWLNAKAYSSMAKMKAINPRIMEMRERLKDKPQQMQQEMMRIYREEKVNPMGGCFPIMIQIPVFMALYWVLQSSVEIRNAPWIGWIHDLSVPDPFFILPIVMTLSSLLQTALNPAPPDPMQAKMMWIMPLMFSVMFFFFPAGLVLYWCTNNILSIAQQWIINKRMGVPPQFNLPKFK